Proteins from a single region of Rhipicephalus sanguineus isolate Rsan-2018 chromosome 5, BIME_Rsan_1.4, whole genome shotgun sequence:
- the LOC119395169 gene encoding uncharacterized protein LOC119395169: MPNEEGTSSSSTTNASELKLPHFWPKNPRVWFSQVEARFQLRRITSQEFKYLHVVAALPPDIADAVDDVLASTPSEKAYDELKSTVLKRVEVSEQSRLQQLLSHEELGDQLPSQLLHRMRQLLYQQASEELQQLLLRELLLQRLPQSTRMILAGSDNATIERLPQLADRIADCTEPSEMPIAAVGRSEHVDGLGRLEDRVDRLAPAVENLALSNKHRPARHHSPSRARSAQHRGHSSEAEQSACWYHRHFREQATRCTQPFSWTGNAPASR, from the coding sequence aTGCCAAACGAGGAAGGCACTTCAAGCTCATCTACAACCAACGCCTCCGAGTTAAAGCTTCCTCATTTCTGGCCCAAAAACCCCAGGGTGTGGTTCAGCCAAGTCGAGGCCCGCTTCCAGCTTCGACGCATCACATCGCAGGAGTTCAAATACCTCCACGTCGTTGCAGCACTGCCACCTGAcatcgctgacgccgtagacgatgTGCTCGCCTCCACTCCATCGGAGAAGGCCTACGACGAACTAAAAAGCACCGTTCTGAAACGTGTTGAGGTGTCCGAACAGAGCAGGCTGCAACAACTCCTGTCTCATGAAGAGCTCGGGGACCAGCTTCCCTCGCAACTACTCCACCGAATGCGTCAGCTGCTGTACCAACAAGCGTCAGAGGAGCTTCAACAGCTATTGCTTCGCGAGTTGCTTTTGCAGAGACTGCCACAGTCAACACGTATGATACTCGCTGGCTCGGACAACGCGACTATCGAGCGTCTGCCTCAACTCGCCGACCGCATCGCCGACTGCACCGAGCCATCAGAAATGCCTATCGCTGCAGTGGGAAGGTCCGAACACGTAGACGGGTTAGGTCGCTTAGAGGACAGAGTTGACCGACTGGCTCCAGCAGTTGAAAACCTCGCCCTGTCCAATAAACACCGGCCTGCACGGCATCATTCGCCGTCCAGGGCTCGAAGCGCGCAGCACCGCGGCCACTCAAGCGAGGCAGAGCAGAGCgcctgctggtaccaccgccatTTCAGAGAGCAAGCCACTCGCTGCACCCAACCATTCTCGTGGACGGGAAACGCGCCGGCCAGTCGCTAA